A part of Leptospira wolffii serovar Khorat str. Khorat-H2 genomic DNA contains:
- a CDS encoding LA_0442/LA_0875 N-terminal domain-containing protein, which produces MTFLLILWGGQDLFAEKQTIYLRNGQILRGEIIQQAPATLKIRLEDGTVKELIKKQIQRISFREPSAKELKEAEEKAKQAEVEKTPEPPPEVAAPLREEPPFVPANPFDMDRTKRKDLEIWAGLGYGSYAPSTEQYWEKATSQIALLFGSVPQTIKNPSRERGPSRSLSIVYNWRRFAFGLHGNHFEGKTHFETLQSSNPLNYNEVTGSLSEKQSILKADLSFLALTNARFDLSPSLGYSQIWGKSSDGKGLGIGVYDGAIISTPTYQYSYLEHLRGPSVGLKTTIRINERWENRIELHYLMLTGNQFGSIKFADPFTGGPSSTAAQSSNVSWQAKGLQISYKLAYRYTPTLSFWVGFQYFDWKYSVGSLDLDIQTGDGLTNPQPIELPILEQILIRSAAASLSANSRSTSVELGAAKRFEFGKGN; this is translated from the coding sequence TTGACGTTCCTCTTAATTCTCTGGGGAGGACAGGACCTTTTTGCGGAAAAGCAAACCATCTATCTCAGAAACGGTCAGATACTTCGCGGAGAGATCATCCAACAGGCCCCCGCAACACTAAAAATTCGCTTGGAAGACGGCACCGTCAAAGAATTGATCAAAAAACAAATCCAAAGAATCAGCTTCCGCGAGCCGAGCGCCAAGGAACTGAAAGAAGCGGAGGAAAAGGCCAAGCAAGCGGAGGTCGAAAAGACTCCGGAACCTCCTCCTGAAGTTGCCGCTCCCCTCAGGGAGGAGCCGCCTTTCGTTCCGGCAAATCCTTTCGATATGGATCGAACCAAACGTAAGGATCTGGAAATCTGGGCCGGATTAGGATACGGATCCTACGCGCCCTCCACCGAACAATATTGGGAAAAGGCGACTTCCCAAATAGCTTTACTTTTCGGAAGTGTCCCGCAAACGATTAAAAACCCTAGTAGAGAACGAGGCCCGTCCCGAAGTCTCTCCATCGTTTACAATTGGAGGAGATTTGCCTTTGGATTGCATGGAAACCATTTCGAGGGAAAAACTCATTTCGAAACTTTGCAATCCTCGAACCCACTGAATTATAACGAAGTTACGGGTTCCCTTTCTGAAAAGCAGAGTATCCTGAAAGCCGATCTTTCTTTTCTAGCTTTAACGAATGCAAGATTCGATCTGAGCCCTAGCCTCGGGTATTCCCAAATTTGGGGTAAGTCAAGTGACGGGAAAGGTTTAGGTATCGGAGTCTATGACGGAGCTATAATCTCCACACCGACCTATCAGTATTCTTATCTGGAGCACCTAAGAGGGCCGTCCGTTGGTCTGAAGACAACGATACGTATAAACGAGCGTTGGGAGAATAGGATAGAATTGCATTATCTTATGTTGACCGGTAACCAGTTCGGATCCATAAAGTTTGCCGATCCTTTTACCGGCGGACCCAGCAGTACAGCGGCCCAATCCAGTAATGTAAGTTGGCAGGCTAAAGGTTTGCAGATCTCATACAAATTAGCTTATCGATATACTCCGACGCTTTCTTTCTGGGTAGGCTTTCAATACTTCGACTGGAAATACAGTGTGGGATCGTTGGACTTAGATATCCAAACCGGAGATGGGCTTACCAACCCGCAGCCTATCGAATTACCTATCTTAGAACAGATTTTAATTCGCTCCGCAGCGGCCTCCCTTTCCGCCAACAGTCGATCCACTTCTGTAGAATTAGGTGCGGCTAAAAGATTCGAATTCGGAAAAGGAAATTAG
- a CDS encoding TetR/AcrR family transcriptional regulator, with the protein MPEFFRDSLAGLSIREKRGLSVNTPTKHNRETFDKIPEEKRARILAVAISEFASRGFNNANTNIIAKKAGISVGSLYKYFQTKEDFFLTAVGHGIGQLEKTLEEVLHEESDLFGKIESILRIIQRHSRENRDIIRLYNEMTAEGNSDLIKRLSSELESISAKVYTSLLSEAKSSGLIDPEIEERIFAFCIDNLFMILQFSYATEYYRERMRIYLGEDATDDEKVVQAMLKFIRKALEKRT; encoded by the coding sequence TTGCCGGAATTTTTCCGAGATTCCCTTGCGGGCCTTTCTATTCGCGAGAAAAGAGGACTATCTGTGAATACACCTACCAAGCACAATCGGGAAACTTTTGATAAAATTCCGGAGGAAAAGAGGGCCAGGATCCTTGCGGTGGCCATTTCCGAGTTCGCCAGTCGCGGTTTTAATAACGCCAATACGAATATTATAGCTAAAAAGGCCGGGATCAGCGTCGGCTCCTTGTACAAGTATTTTCAGACAAAAGAGGACTTCTTTCTGACTGCGGTAGGGCACGGAATCGGTCAGTTGGAAAAAACTTTGGAGGAGGTCCTACACGAGGAAAGCGATCTATTCGGTAAGATAGAGAGTATTCTCAGAATTATCCAAAGGCATTCCAGAGAGAATAGAGACATCATCCGACTCTATAACGAAATGACCGCCGAAGGGAATTCCGATCTGATCAAGAGATTGTCTTCCGAATTGGAAAGCATTTCCGCAAAGGTGTATACTTCTCTTCTTTCGGAAGCTAAGAGTTCCGGTCTGATCGACCCGGAGATAGAGGAAAGAATCTTCGCATTCTGCATCGATAATCTGTTTATGATCCTACAATTCTCCTACGCCACCGAGTATTACAGGGAAAGAATGAGGATCTATCTGGGCGAGGACGCGACGGACGATGAAAAAGTCGTTCAGGCCATGCTTAAATTCATACGTAAGGCCCTGGAAAAAAGAACTTAA
- a CDS encoding aspartate aminotransferase family protein, protein MSTGFAISKYPDVKEVYKQLKDLIQQPIRSIRKDEMDTYLKEYFDKKCAKSKVMIAEASEYIPGGVQHNLAFNYPFPLVFTKASGAYLYDLDGNKYIDFLQAGGPTVLGSNPTGIRKKVVELLETTGPVTGLFHEYELRLAEKIVEHMPSVQMFRMLGSGTEACMASIRVARLATKKKNVVKMGGAYHGWSDQLAYGLRLPGTRHFESHGIPKHVFKYTQEFYPNDLNALERVLKRNRWRGGTAAVILEPVGPESGTRPLDMDFNKGVRELCDKYGALMIFDEVVTAFRIGLSGAQGYYGVTPDLTVFGKVVAGGYPSAGGLGGKKEYMKYLSAGLQTGVKKALIGGTMAANPLSSAAGYFTLLEIEKQKACEKAGKAGDRITAGLQKLIKKYNLPFVAFNQGSICHLETVGTMLLEIDIKKFWKIKSTIKEAHLRKKAMEEMGAAYMAEGIVTLAGSRLYTSAADTDAVIDDALKRFDRVFQKVEGVVR, encoded by the coding sequence ATGTCCACCGGCTTCGCAATTAGCAAATATCCAGACGTAAAAGAGGTCTATAAGCAGCTAAAAGACCTGATCCAGCAGCCCATACGCTCCATTCGTAAGGACGAAATGGATACGTATCTCAAGGAATATTTCGATAAGAAATGCGCAAAGTCTAAGGTCATGATAGCCGAGGCTTCGGAGTACATTCCCGGAGGCGTGCAGCATAACCTGGCGTTCAATTATCCCTTCCCTCTCGTTTTTACCAAGGCTTCCGGAGCCTATCTGTACGATTTGGACGGAAACAAATACATAGACTTCCTACAAGCGGGAGGTCCTACGGTTCTAGGAAGCAATCCTACCGGTATCCGTAAGAAAGTGGTGGAGCTCTTGGAAACTACAGGCCCGGTCACCGGATTATTCCACGAATACGAACTCCGTCTTGCGGAAAAGATCGTAGAGCATATGCCTTCCGTGCAAATGTTCCGTATGCTGGGTTCGGGAACCGAAGCTTGTATGGCGTCCATTCGTGTGGCGAGGCTCGCTACTAAAAAGAAGAATGTGGTAAAAATGGGAGGAGCTTACCACGGATGGAGCGACCAACTCGCCTATGGTCTCCGTTTACCGGGCACCAGACATTTCGAATCCCACGGAATTCCTAAGCACGTATTCAAATATACCCAAGAGTTCTATCCCAACGATCTAAACGCGCTGGAAAGAGTTCTGAAAAGAAACCGTTGGAGAGGCGGCACGGCTGCGGTCATATTAGAACCGGTAGGTCCTGAAAGCGGAACCCGTCCTCTGGACATGGACTTCAATAAAGGAGTTCGTGAACTCTGCGATAAGTACGGGGCTCTTATGATTTTCGACGAAGTCGTGACCGCATTCCGTATCGGTCTCAGCGGCGCCCAAGGTTATTACGGAGTCACTCCGGATTTGACCGTATTCGGTAAAGTGGTTGCCGGAGGTTATCCTTCCGCTGGAGGACTCGGCGGAAAGAAAGAATACATGAAGTATCTATCCGCAGGTCTCCAAACAGGAGTCAAAAAGGCTCTGATCGGCGGGACCATGGCGGCAAACCCGTTAAGCTCCGCAGCCGGATATTTCACTCTTTTGGAAATCGAGAAACAAAAAGCCTGCGAGAAAGCAGGAAAAGCGGGAGATAGAATCACCGCGGGTTTACAAAAACTCATTAAGAAGTATAATCTACCGTTCGTAGCCTTTAACCAAGGATCCATCTGCCATTTGGAAACGGTCGGAACCATGCTTTTGGAAATCGATATTAAGAAATTCTGGAAGATAAAATCCACCATCAAGGAAGCTCATCTTCGCAAAAAAGCAATGGAAGAAATGGGAGCGGCATATATGGCGGAAGGTATCGTGACTTTGGCGGGAAGCAGACTCTATACGAGCGCCGCAGATACCGACGCTGTGATCGACGACGCTTTGAAAAGATTCGACAGAGTCTTCCAGAAAGTGGAAGGCGTTGTAAGATAG
- a CDS encoding class II aldolase/adducin family protein encodes MELEKAKKLVRDTGIRLVKSGLIARTWGNISQRIDEDTFAITPTGRTYHDLTPDEIVQVNRHDLTHVGKIKPSYEKGLHAAAYALRSNIGAVIHTHQLQAAVVAAAGKDVPVLDSQMKKIIGGPVLCTNYSLPGTKKLIRMAIEALDRSGSKAVLLANHGTLCVGKDMEDAFQVALELERACKAFIEKEFLRVSGAKKGDRESIRSWYLKNYSLEKSA; translated from the coding sequence ATGGAACTGGAAAAAGCAAAGAAACTGGTGAGAGATACCGGAATTCGTCTGGTAAAATCCGGTTTGATCGCCCGTACCTGGGGAAATATCAGCCAACGTATCGACGAGGATACTTTTGCGATCACTCCCACCGGAAGAACCTATCACGATCTGACTCCGGATGAGATCGTGCAAGTGAATCGACACGACCTCACTCATGTAGGAAAGATCAAGCCTTCTTATGAAAAGGGCCTGCATGCCGCAGCCTATGCTTTACGATCTAATATCGGCGCTGTGATACATACCCACCAATTGCAAGCGGCAGTGGTTGCTGCGGCAGGAAAGGACGTCCCCGTTTTGGATTCTCAAATGAAAAAGATCATCGGAGGCCCGGTTCTTTGCACGAACTACTCTTTGCCAGGAACCAAGAAACTGATCCGCATGGCAATCGAAGCATTGGACAGATCGGGGAGTAAAGCGGTTCTACTTGCCAACCATGGAACTCTTTGCGTGGGTAAGGACATGGAAGACGCCTTCCAAGTCGCATTGGAATTGGAAAGAGCCTGCAAAGCATTCATAGAAAAGGAGTTCCTACGAGTTTCCGGAGCCAAGAAAGGAGATAGAGAGTCTATCCGGTCCTGGTATCTCAAAAACTATTCTCTGGAGAAAAGCGCATGA